One Gammaproteobacteria bacterium genomic window carries:
- a CDS encoding HNH endonuclease — MPKVMANRKKEKRLSHRRLTELLEYNPDTGVFLWRDTSRSKRPERVAGRIRDDGYREIRIDGEMYRAGRLAWFYVHGEWPKGVIDHIDGNRLNDKINNLRDVSMKKNIRNMSQIRNGKRVGVSFCKTTGKWRARIRVNEQFIHLGYFPTYELACMAREVAERRFGFVGHRHENL, encoded by the coding sequence ATGCCAAAAGTTATGGCCAATAGAAAAAAGGAAAAACGTTTATCCCATAGGCGGTTGACAGAACTGCTCGAATATAATCCTGACACTGGTGTCTTTTTATGGCGGGATACATCAAGATCAAAGCGCCCCGAAAGGGTAGCTGGCAGAATCAGAGATGATGGGTATCGTGAAATAAGAATTGATGGTGAGATGTATCGAGCCGGCCGACTAGCATGGTTTTATGTGCATGGAGAATGGCCAAAAGGCGTTATTGATCACATTGATGGCAATCGCCTCAATGACAAGATCAACAACTTACGAGACGTGTCCATGAAAAAGAATATTCGCAACATGAGCCAAATCAGAAATGGAAAGCGTGTCGGCGTTTCCTTTTGTAAGACAACCGGGAAATGGAGGGCGCGGATAAGAGTCAATGAGCAGTTCATCCATTTAGGATACTTCCCGACATATGAATTGGCTTGTATGGCTAGAGAGGTGGCGGAAAGGAGGTTCGGGTTTGTTGGTCACAGGCAT